The sequence below is a genomic window from Anaerobranca californiensis DSM 14826.
AAAAGGCCGGGGAGAACTTCACCTCTCTATTCTTATTGAAACTATGCGACGGGAAGGCTATGAATTTCAAGTAAGTAAACCTCAAGTTATTTTTAAAGAAATAGATGGTGTTAAGTATGAACCAATAGAAAAAGTTACCATTGATGTACCTCAGGAATTTAGTGGAACTGTTATTGAAAAATTAGGTAAAAGAAAAGGGGTTATGATAGATATGATAAATCTATCCCCTGAACAGGTAAGACTTGAATTTTTAGTACCAGCTAGGGGATTAATAGGGTATCGCTCGGAATTATTAACAGATACTAAAGGTAACGGTGTTATAAGTCATATTTTTGAAGGTTATGAACCATACAAAGGAGAAATTAATTATAGAACTAGAGGTTCATTAGTAGCATCAGAAACCGGCGAATCCACTGCCTATGGTTTATATCAAGCTCAAGCTAGAGGAAGATTATTTATCCCTCCCCAAACTAAAGTCTACACAGGTATGATAGTAGGTGAAAACGCTAAAGCCAACGATATAGATGTCAATGTTTGTAAAAAGAAACAACTGACAAATATTAGAGCTAGCGGTTCTGATGATGCTATCCAATTAACTCCTTATACCCAATTAAGCTTAGAACAAGCCTTAGAATTTATTGCAGAAGATGAACTAGTAGAAGTAACTCCAAAATCCATCCGCCTCAGAAAAAACAACTAGATGCAAAATTGAGAATAAGGGAATGGAAAGCCCGTCAAGAAACTTTAGAAAAATAAATCCTTTTGTGACCTTGACTTAACAATCAAAAATATTTATAATATATTAACAACAAATATTACTAAATTCTGTGATGGGAAGTAGTAAGTTTATTATGATACTAAAGAGAGCCCTAGTCGGTGGAAATGGGTGTATTAGATAAACTGAACTCGTCCCTGAGATCAATCCCTGAACTATAGTAAGGGATTGCGGTTACCCCGTTATAGGTCTATGAGTGGGATATATATTCGAATATATATCCAAATAGAGTGGTACCACGGAAATTTCCTTTCGTCTCTATATTAGAGATGAAAGGTTTTTTATTTACTGATACATATAACATTTAAAAAGGAGTGAAAAAAATATGTCTAAATACGGAGTAAATATTGATCGAAAATGGCAAAAAAAATGGGAAGAAACAAAGCTTTACAAATTCAATAAAGACAGAGTTGATAAAAAACTTTATTGTCTTGAAATGTTTTCTTACCCTTCTGGAAGCAAACTACACGTCGGCCATTGGTATAACTACGGGGTGACAGATTCTTGGGCCCGCCTTAAGAGATTACAAGGTTATGAAGTTTTTCAACCCATGGGGTTTGATGCCTTTGGACTCCCCGCGGAAAATTATGCTATTAAAACTGGTATTCACCCCCAAGATTCAACTTTAGAAAATATCAGAACAATGGAAATCCAGTTGAGAAATATGGGAGCAATGTTTGATTGGGATTACGAAATTATCACATGTAACCCCGATTATTATAAGTGGACCCAATGGATTTTTCTTAAATTATATGAAAAGGGTCTAGCTTATCGGAAAGAAGCTCCTGTAAACTGGTGCCCTGATTGTAATACTGTATTAGCTAACGAACAAGTAGTAAATGGTTTATGTGAAAGATGTAGCTCAGAGGTAACAAAGAAAAATCTAACCCAATGGTTCTTCAAGATTACAGAATATGCTGAAGAACTACTAGAAAAATTAGACCAGTTAGACTGGCCAGAGAAAACTAAACTAATGCAAAAAAATTGGATAGGCAAATCGGAAGGTGCTCAGATTACCTTTAAAATTAAAGGTAGTGAAGAAACTTTTGAGGTGTTTACTACAAGACCTGATACTCTCTTTGGGGTAACCTATGTAGTTTTAGCCCCAGAAAATCCCCTAGTAGATAAAATTACTACCCCTAAATACAAGGAACTAGTAGAAGAATATCAAGAAAAAACTAAAAAACTCAATGAAATTGATAGATTAGCTACTACCCATGAAAAAACAGGGGTATTTACTGGAAGTTATGCCATCCATCCTATAACTGGAAAAGAAATTCCTATTTGGATAGGAGATTATGTCTTAGCTACTTACGGCACCGGTGCCGTTATGGCAGTACCCGGTCATGATGAAAGGGATTTCCAATTTGCAACTAAGTATCAACTACCAATTGTAAGGGTTATCAAAGGTTATGATGAAAAGGATGATCTCCCTTATACCGGTCCAGGAACCTTAGTAAACAGTGAAGGTTTTGATGGTCTAGATTGGGAAGAAGGAAAAAAAGCTATTGTAAATTTTTTAAAGACTAAAAATCTCGGTGAATTTAAAATTAATTATCGCTTACGGGATTGGCTGGTTTCTAGACAAAGGTATTGGGGTGCCCCTATTCCAATAATTTACTGTGATAACTGTGGTATTGTACCGGTACCAGAGGAGCAACTACCTGTTTTATTACCCTATGATGTAGATTTTACACCTGATGGAAAATCACCTTTGGCAAAACACCATGAGTTTATCAATACTACCTGCCCTACCTGTGGCAAAGC
It includes:
- the leuS gene encoding leucine--tRNA ligase; the encoded protein is MSKYGVNIDRKWQKKWEETKLYKFNKDRVDKKLYCLEMFSYPSGSKLHVGHWYNYGVTDSWARLKRLQGYEVFQPMGFDAFGLPAENYAIKTGIHPQDSTLENIRTMEIQLRNMGAMFDWDYEIITCNPDYYKWTQWIFLKLYEKGLAYRKEAPVNWCPDCNTVLANEQVVNGLCERCSSEVTKKNLTQWFFKITEYAEELLEKLDQLDWPEKTKLMQKNWIGKSEGAQITFKIKGSEETFEVFTTRPDTLFGVTYVVLAPENPLVDKITTPKYKELVEEYQEKTKKLNEIDRLATTHEKTGVFTGSYAIHPITGKEIPIWIGDYVLATYGTGAVMAVPGHDERDFQFATKYQLPIVRVIKGYDEKDDLPYTGPGTLVNSEGFDGLDWEEGKKAIVNFLKTKNLGEFKINYRLRDWLVSRQRYWGAPIPIIYCDNCGIVPVPEEQLPVLLPYDVDFTPDGKSPLAKHHEFINTTCPTCGKAAKRETDTLDTFVDSSWYYLRYPDNKNEKEPFNKEWLNKMGPVDKYVGGPEHACMHLLYARFIHKALRDMGYIDFDEPFVSLVHQGIILGPDGNRMSKSKGNVISPDGYIESYGSDVFRMYLMFGFAYTEGGPWNDDGIKAIARFFDRIERLIDKFIELKNAGETKDTFDKEEKELNYALNYTIKSVGQDADKFQFNTSIARMMELVNSIYSYISSAKTINLSFLDTTMKKFVTILAPFAPHFSEELWEKLGQDYSVFNQKWPEYDPKALIKDTIELAVQINGKVRGKIEVDSGADEKTIEKLALEDEKVKGYIDGKTIRKVIVIKGKIINIVVS